In the Acropora muricata isolate sample 2 chromosome 10, ASM3666990v1, whole genome shotgun sequence genome, one interval contains:
- the LOC136931159 gene encoding retinoic acid receptor RXR-alpha-B-like isoform X1, which yields MSIEEGRNVQIIGSNSHTNGPMSGTDPKMFPPSAVLMTPNGQPLFVPPSLVQRDRGIVASPYLTQASVFYSPHFISAQHLVATQQPAMHQYSSAPSVIHLRANSALGNDNRGLNAMHNGSSEGHSGSPKAHEKEEGLTLQCSMQESVIVSNPSARMRKQSYTESDPATPPSTLVIPALSPLTPRTPSTPSTPQQGVPSPSEDEICVICSDKATGHHYGVTSCEGCKGFFKRSVQNKKVYSCRNLTQDCPVDKRHRNRCQFCRLQKCLRAGMLKEAVREDRTPGGKHKNSSSSNNSRIKSEPVAKHARKGSTSSSSSDYVDASPTPKIPLRTCPPFIKELLRHEPQLQNYTLDRCSGCQLEDTGQRTLAHITQQAESQIMRNLEWFKRLPLLHEIKEKDKRILSKSAWVELMLVNLTKQSLPLNDKVRLCQGQDLDFATAQATGIGDIMHRVMQLTAKFKELNLDHAEFVCIKVIVLLNPDVKGLDNQPLIEQLQDKVHASLLEYNNNFHPHEPNRFGNILLRLPELRSIGSKSLERLFVLSLTGQIHASDSLSELLHSTKR from the exons ATGTCGATAGAAGAAGGAAGGAACGTTCAGATAATTG GTTCAAATTCTCACACAAATGGTCCAATGTCAGGAACAGATCCAAAGATGTTTCCTCCTTCGGCAGTCCTGATGACTCCTAATGGGCAGCCTCTTTTTGTTCCGCCGTCATTAGTTCAAAGGGACAGAGGCATTGTCGCCTCACCATATTTGACCCAAGCAAGTGTCTTTTACTCACCACATTTTATTTCTGCTCAACATTTGGTTGCCACTCAGCAACCGGCTATGCATCAATATTCCTCAGCTCCTTCGGTGATACACTTGCGTGCAAACTCTGCTTTAGGAAATGATAATCGCGGTTTGAACGCTATGCACAATGGCTCCTCAGAGGGTCATAGTGGGTCTCCTAAAGCCCATGAAAAGGAAGAAGGTTTAACTCTGCAATGTTCAATGCAGGAATCTGTCATTGTAAGTAATCCATCAGCAAGAATGCGCAAACAGAGCTACACAGAATCCGATCCTGCTACTCCTCCAAGCACTTTAGTAATTCCAGCACTTTCTCCATTGACACCAAGGACTCCTTCAACTCCAAGCACACCTCAGCAAGGCGTCCCATCACCTAGCGAAGATGAAATTTGTGTCATCTGCTCTGATAAGGCCACTGGCCATCATTATGGAGTTACAAGCTGTGAAGGTTGTAAAGGGTTCTTTAAAAGAAGTGTTCAAAATAAGAAAGTTTATTCATGTCGTAACTTGACCCAGGACTGCCCTGTTGATAAGCGTCATAGAAACCGATGTCAGTTCTGTAGATTACAGAAGTGCCTCAGGGCAGGGATGTTGAAAGAAG CTGTGCGTGAGGATCGGACACCTGGAGGCAAGCACAAGAACTCTTCCTCCTCTAATAATTCACGCATCAAATCTGAACCAGTGGCTAAACATGCGCGGAAAGGTTCAACTAGCAGCTCAAGTTCAGACTATGTAGATGCATCTCCAACCCCAAAAATACCATTGAGAACTTGTCCCCCATTTATCAAAGAACTTCTAAGACACGAGCCTCAACTTCAAAATTATACTTTAGACAGATGTTCAGGATGTCAGTTGGAGGACACTGGTCAGAGGACATTAGCTCATATCACGCAACAAGCTGAATCACAAATAATGAGAAATTTAGAGTGGTTCAAGCGTCTGCCATTGCTTCATGAAATTAAggaaaaagataaaagaattttgtcaaaaagtGCATGGGTTGAGCTTATGCTTGTTAATTTAACCAAACAATCTCTACCATTAAATGACAAAGTACGGCTTTGTCAAGGACAGGATTTGGACTTTGCAACAGCACAAGCGACGGGAATTGGAGACATTATGCATCGTGTCATGCAGCTTACAGCAAAATTCAAAGAACTGAATTTAGATCATGCTGAGTTTGTCTGCATTaaagttattgttcttttaAATCCAG aTGTCAAAGGACTTGACAATCAACCTCTTATTGAGCAACTACAGGATAAAGTTCATGCATCTTTACTTGAGTATAACAACAACTTTCATCCTCATGAACCTAATCGCTTTGGAAACATCTTACTAAGGTTGCCAGAATTGAGATCAATTGGAAGTAAGAGTTTGGAGCGACTTTTTGTGTTGAGTCTCACAGGACAAATTCACGCAAGTGATTCACTGTCAGAACTTCTCCACTCAACAAAAAGATGA
- the LOC136931159 gene encoding retinoic acid receptor RXR-alpha-B-like isoform X2, which yields MSGTDPKMFPPSAVLMTPNGQPLFVPPSLVQRDRGIVASPYLTQASVFYSPHFISAQHLVATQQPAMHQYSSAPSVIHLRANSALGNDNRGLNAMHNGSSEGHSGSPKAHEKEEGLTLQCSMQESVIVSNPSARMRKQSYTESDPATPPSTLVIPALSPLTPRTPSTPSTPQQGVPSPSEDEICVICSDKATGHHYGVTSCEGCKGFFKRSVQNKKVYSCRNLTQDCPVDKRHRNRCQFCRLQKCLRAGMLKEAVREDRTPGGKHKNSSSSNNSRIKSEPVAKHARKGSTSSSSSDYVDASPTPKIPLRTCPPFIKELLRHEPQLQNYTLDRCSGCQLEDTGQRTLAHITQQAESQIMRNLEWFKRLPLLHEIKEKDKRILSKSAWVELMLVNLTKQSLPLNDKVRLCQGQDLDFATAQATGIGDIMHRVMQLTAKFKELNLDHAEFVCIKVIVLLNPDVKGLDNQPLIEQLQDKVHASLLEYNNNFHPHEPNRFGNILLRLPELRSIGSKSLERLFVLSLTGQIHASDSLSELLHSTKR from the exons ATGTCAGGAACAGATCCAAAGATGTTTCCTCCTTCGGCAGTCCTGATGACTCCTAATGGGCAGCCTCTTTTTGTTCCGCCGTCATTAGTTCAAAGGGACAGAGGCATTGTCGCCTCACCATATTTGACCCAAGCAAGTGTCTTTTACTCACCACATTTTATTTCTGCTCAACATTTGGTTGCCACTCAGCAACCGGCTATGCATCAATATTCCTCAGCTCCTTCGGTGATACACTTGCGTGCAAACTCTGCTTTAGGAAATGATAATCGCGGTTTGAACGCTATGCACAATGGCTCCTCAGAGGGTCATAGTGGGTCTCCTAAAGCCCATGAAAAGGAAGAAGGTTTAACTCTGCAATGTTCAATGCAGGAATCTGTCATTGTAAGTAATCCATCAGCAAGAATGCGCAAACAGAGCTACACAGAATCCGATCCTGCTACTCCTCCAAGCACTTTAGTAATTCCAGCACTTTCTCCATTGACACCAAGGACTCCTTCAACTCCAAGCACACCTCAGCAAGGCGTCCCATCACCTAGCGAAGATGAAATTTGTGTCATCTGCTCTGATAAGGCCACTGGCCATCATTATGGAGTTACAAGCTGTGAAGGTTGTAAAGGGTTCTTTAAAAGAAGTGTTCAAAATAAGAAAGTTTATTCATGTCGTAACTTGACCCAGGACTGCCCTGTTGATAAGCGTCATAGAAACCGATGTCAGTTCTGTAGATTACAGAAGTGCCTCAGGGCAGGGATGTTGAAAGAAG CTGTGCGTGAGGATCGGACACCTGGAGGCAAGCACAAGAACTCTTCCTCCTCTAATAATTCACGCATCAAATCTGAACCAGTGGCTAAACATGCGCGGAAAGGTTCAACTAGCAGCTCAAGTTCAGACTATGTAGATGCATCTCCAACCCCAAAAATACCATTGAGAACTTGTCCCCCATTTATCAAAGAACTTCTAAGACACGAGCCTCAACTTCAAAATTATACTTTAGACAGATGTTCAGGATGTCAGTTGGAGGACACTGGTCAGAGGACATTAGCTCATATCACGCAACAAGCTGAATCACAAATAATGAGAAATTTAGAGTGGTTCAAGCGTCTGCCATTGCTTCATGAAATTAAggaaaaagataaaagaattttgtcaaaaagtGCATGGGTTGAGCTTATGCTTGTTAATTTAACCAAACAATCTCTACCATTAAATGACAAAGTACGGCTTTGTCAAGGACAGGATTTGGACTTTGCAACAGCACAAGCGACGGGAATTGGAGACATTATGCATCGTGTCATGCAGCTTACAGCAAAATTCAAAGAACTGAATTTAGATCATGCTGAGTTTGTCTGCATTaaagttattgttcttttaAATCCAG aTGTCAAAGGACTTGACAATCAACCTCTTATTGAGCAACTACAGGATAAAGTTCATGCATCTTTACTTGAGTATAACAACAACTTTCATCCTCATGAACCTAATCGCTTTGGAAACATCTTACTAAGGTTGCCAGAATTGAGATCAATTGGAAGTAAGAGTTTGGAGCGACTTTTTGTGTTGAGTCTCACAGGACAAATTCACGCAAGTGATTCACTGTCAGAACTTCTCCACTCAACAAAAAGATGA
- the LOC136931158 gene encoding sarcosine dehydrogenase, mitochondrial-like yields the protein MWRLSNVLRNSKWIFAARSPISFTRCIRKESPSSQEDVKPEVPYKTLQTVDKRAPDTVPADADVVIIGGGSVGASTLYHLTKLGINKAVLLERAQLTSGTTWHSAGLVWRLRPSDVEVELLAWTRKLAKDILEQETGLWSGWNENGGLFIANNKERLDEYKRLMTLGKVYGVESFVLGPKESKELYPLLNVDDLYGTLYSPGDGTIDPASWATTVTRAATKNGGKVFENCPVTGIETKVDDLGLKRVCAVHTPSGTIKTNCIVNCAGVWSPHVGSLCGVTVPLVAMHHAYIVTERIEGIQNMPNVRDHDASVYLKLQGDGLSVGGYESNPIFWDEVSNKFAFSLFDLDWDVFSAHIEGACNRVPVIAQTGVKSTVCGPESFTADHKPLLGEAPELRGFYHGCGFNSAGIMLAGGCGRELAHWVVDGRPQLDMYGYDIRRFHSSITSDQKWLRERSHESYAKNYSMVFPHDEPLAGRNMRRDPFHKVLLERGCVYQERHGWERPGWFIPDGVAEVKDYDYYGEYGVAENKDYKYNELLGQEYTFDFPPHHDIIAKECHGCREKVAVFNMSYFAKYYLTGPDAQKAVDWIFTNNMAKPPGATTYTCMLNKGGGVEADITVSVLENGDGSSVIKPKFEGDGFYLAIGGGIGQHSWCHIENIIHDKQFDVKLEDHSEKMGLLSIQGPNSRELLNCLTSVDLSNEAFPFSTHKVINVAGYDCRALRITFVGELGWELHIPNESCVPVYKAIMEAGKSYGIVNGGYRALDSLSAEKGYKHWHQDLRHDDTPFEAGLGFTCKLKTNTPFLGREALVEQKAEGLRKKLVCFTINDHKALLGLEAIWRDDQVVGFIRRGEYSFVLGKSLAYGYVMNPNGMPVTAEFLKSGKYSVESMGQMFPAQLHMKAPFDPKNFRIKGIYENVNERTLNENTAVMN from the exons ATGTGGCGTCTGTCGAACGTGTTGAGGAACTCGAAGTGGATTTTCGCTGCTCGCTCGCCGATTAGTTTTACGAGATGTATTCGCAAGGAATCGCCGTCCTCTCAAGAAGATGTAAAACCTGAAGTACCTTACAAAACTTTGCAG aCAGTTGACAAGCGAGCCCCTGATACTGTTCCTGCGGATGCAGATGTGGTGATTATTGGGGGAGGTTCGGTAGGTGCCAGCACCCTGTACCACTTAACTAAACTTGGCATCAACAAAGCAGTCTTGCTAGAACGTGCTCAGTTGACCTCTGGAACAACATGGCATAGTGCTGGATTGGTATGGAGACTAAGGCCAAGTGATGTGGAGGTAGAGTTACTGGCATGGACACGGAAACTTGCTAAAGATATTTTGGAACAGGAGACAGGATTGTGGTCTGGGTGGAATGAAAATGGTGGTCTGTTTATTGCTAACAACAAGGAAAGATTGGACGAGTACAAGAGATTGATGACG CTTGGTAAAGTCTATGGTGTGGAATCATTTGTACTTGGACCTAAAGAATCCAAAGAATTGTATCCACTGTTGAATGTTGACGATTTGTATGGCACGCTGTACAGTCCTGGGGATGGAACAATTGATCCAGCTAGCTGGGCCACTACTGTGACAAGAGCAGCAACAAAGAATGGTGGCAAG GTATTTGAAAATTGTCCTGTGACTGGGATTGAAACAAAAGTGGATGACCTAGGCTTAAAAAGAGTTTGTGCTGTGCATACACCCAGTGGTACCATCAAAACCAATTGCATTGTGAATTGCGCTGGAGTTTGGTCACCACATGTAGGGAGCTTATGTGGTGTTACCGTTCCACTTGTGGCAATGCACCATGCGTACATCGTAACAGAAAGAATTgaaggaatacaaaacatgccaaatGTGCGTGATCATGATGCATCGGTTTATCTGAAACTTCAAGGTGATGGACTCTCTGTTGGTGGCTATGAGAGTAACCCAATATTTTGGGATGAG GTCAGCAACAAGTTTGCATTTTCACTGTTTGATTTGGACTGGGACGTGTTCAGTGCTCACATTGAAGGAGCATGCAACCGAGTTCCTGTTATCGCACAGACAGGTGTCAAATCGACAGTATGTGGGCCTGAATCATTTACAGCCGATCATAAACCACTCCTGGGTGAAGCTCCTGAGCTGCGTGGATTTTATCATGGATGTGGGTTTAATTCGGCAGGCATCATGCTTGCGGGAGGGTGTGGTCGAGAGTTGGCGCATTGGGTTGTGGATGGACGCCCACAGCTTGACATGTATGGATATGATATAAG acGATTCCATTCATCTATCACTTCTGACCAAAAATGGTTGAGGGAGAGAAGCCATGAATCTTACGCAAAGAACTATTCCATGGTGTTCCCTCATGATGAACCTCTGGCAGGAAGAAACATGCGACGTGATCCTTTTCATAAG GTTCTCTTGGAGCGAGGATGTGTGTATCAGGAACGTCATGGCTGGGAGAGACCAGGCTGGTTCATTCCTGATGGAGTTGCTGAG GTCAAGGATTATGATTACTATGGGGAATACGGAGTGGCAGAAAACAAAGATTACAAATACAATGAATTGCTTGGCCAGGAGTACACGTTTGACTTTCCACCACATCATGATATT ATTGCTAAAGAATGTCATGGTTGTCGTGAGAAGGTGGCAGTTTTTAACATGTCATACTTTGCCAAGTATTACCTGACAGGACCTGATGCTCAGAAAGCAGTGGACTGGATATTTACAAATAACATGGCCAAACCACCAG GAGCAACCACGTACACATGCATGCTAAATAAAGGCGGTGGTGTTGAGGCAGATATCACAGTCAGTGTGTTGGAAAATGGAGATGGGTCGAGTGTCATAAAGCCAAAGTTTGAAG GTGATGGATTTTATCTTGCCATTGGTGGAGGCATTGGGCAACACAGTTGGTGTCACATAGAGAATATCATCCATGACAAACAGTTTGACGTCAAGCTTGAAGACCACTCTGAAAAGATGGGATTGTTAAGCATACAGGGACCAAATAG TCGTGAACTCCTCAACTGTTTGACCTCAGTGGATCTCAGTAATGAGGCATTCCCATTTTCCACACACAAAGTCATCAATGTTGCTGGTTACGACTGTCGTGCACTCAGAATCACATTTGTTGGTGAACTAGGTTGGGAGTTGCACATCCCTAATGAATCATGTGTTCCTGTTTACAAGGCCATTATGGAGGCAGGCAAAAGTTATGGTATTGTCAATGGTGGCTACAGAGCCCTGGATTCACTAAGTGCCGAGAAAGGTTATAAACACTGGCATCAAGACTTGAGGCACGATGACACCCCTTTTGAGGCAGGATTGGGGTTCACCTGTAAGCTCAAGACAAATACTCCATTCCTTGGACGAGAAGCACTTGTGGAACAGAAAGCTGAAGGTCTCAGGAAGAAATTGGTGTGCTTCACTATCAATGA TCACAAGGCTCTCCTTGGTCTTGAAGCAATATGGCGAGATGATCAAGTTGTTGGCTTTATTCGTCGAGGAGAATACAGTTTTGTTTTGGGAAAGAGCTTGGCTTATGGATATGTTATGAATCCCAATGGTATGCCAGTGACAGCAGAATTCTTGAAGTCAGGAAAGTACAGCGTCGAATCAATGGGACAAATGTTTCCAGCACAGTTACACATGAAAGCTCCATTTGATCCAAAGAATTTTCGAATTAAAGGAATTTACGAGAATGTAAATGAAAGGACACTTAACGAAAACACTGCTGTCATGAATTAA